From one Candidatus Eremiobacteraceae bacterium genomic stretch:
- a CDS encoding glycosyltransferase family 2 protein, translating to MDLTSETPARVQALTIFFPAYNEEAIIEQTVRGAVRAGSAVADDFEVVVVDDGSRDGTAGVVERLAANDPHVRLEKHDRNRGYGAALRTGFATARNDLVFFSDADGQFDLNELPALLAALPEAPVVVGYRIKRNDPPHRLFIAKTYNLIVRAVFGLRVRDIDCAFKLFRRDALSKVSLESNGAFVSSELLIKLRRAGVRISERGVHHYPRTTGYSKGAGVAVILKTIRDIVRLRLGIPLQGS from the coding sequence ATGGATCTGACGTCCGAAACACCCGCGCGCGTCCAAGCGCTGACGATCTTCTTCCCCGCCTACAACGAAGAAGCGATCATCGAGCAGACCGTCCGCGGCGCGGTTCGCGCGGGCTCCGCCGTCGCGGACGACTTCGAAGTCGTCGTCGTCGACGACGGAAGCCGCGACGGAACGGCAGGCGTCGTCGAGAGACTCGCGGCGAACGACCCGCATGTCCGGCTCGAAAAACACGATCGCAATCGAGGCTACGGCGCAGCGCTTCGAACGGGCTTCGCGACGGCGCGCAACGACCTCGTGTTCTTCTCCGACGCGGACGGCCAGTTCGATCTGAACGAACTGCCGGCGCTGCTCGCCGCGCTGCCCGAAGCGCCGGTCGTCGTCGGCTATCGCATCAAGCGCAACGATCCGCCCCATCGCCTTTTCATCGCCAAGACGTACAACCTCATCGTCCGAGCCGTCTTCGGCCTGCGAGTCCGCGACATCGACTGCGCGTTCAAGCTCTTCCGCCGCGACGCGCTCTCGAAGGTGTCGCTCGAATCGAACGGCGCCTTCGTCAGTTCTGAGCTGCTCATCAAGCTGCGCCGCGCCGGCGTCCGGATCTCGGAGCGCGGCGTTCACCACTATCCTCGGACGACCGGCTACTCGAAAGGCGCCGGAGTCGCCGTCATCCTCAAGACGATCCGCGATATCGTCCGGCTGCGCCTCGGCATCCCCCTCCAAGGTTCTTGA
- a CDS encoding YebC/PmpR family DNA-binding transcriptional regulator: MSGHSKWHNIKLKKGKVDAQRGQLFTKLSKEIIVAAKSGSPDPDANFRLKMAVAKAREYNMPMENIKRAIARATGAEKGAALEEIRYEGYGPGGVAVIVDAVTDNRHRTAGEMRYVFSRNAGNLGESGCVAWMFDERGVVKIPAEGISDEDLLALADVDGVVDVRVDGEVAEILTDPRALGAAREKVERDVLAPRGKTVDSAAVELVAKTKVDVSPADAATVLKLLDALEEHEDVTHVYSNAEIPDAVLETLA; the protein is encoded by the coding sequence ATGTCTGGACATTCCAAATGGCATAACATCAAGCTGAAGAAGGGCAAGGTCGACGCGCAGCGCGGCCAGCTCTTCACCAAGCTGTCGAAAGAGATCATCGTCGCGGCCAAGTCCGGATCGCCCGATCCGGATGCGAATTTCCGGCTCAAGATGGCGGTCGCGAAAGCGCGCGAGTACAACATGCCGATGGAGAACATCAAACGTGCCATCGCGCGTGCGACTGGCGCCGAGAAGGGCGCCGCGCTCGAGGAGATCCGCTACGAAGGCTACGGTCCAGGCGGCGTCGCGGTCATCGTCGACGCCGTGACCGACAACCGCCATCGGACCGCGGGTGAGATGCGGTACGTGTTCTCGCGCAACGCCGGCAACCTCGGCGAGAGCGGCTGCGTCGCCTGGATGTTCGACGAACGCGGCGTCGTGAAGATACCCGCTGAGGGCATCAGCGACGAGGACCTGCTCGCGCTTGCCGACGTCGACGGCGTCGTCGACGTGCGCGTCGACGGCGAGGTCGCGGAGATCCTGACAGACCCGCGAGCGCTCGGCGCGGCACGGGAAAAGGTCGAGCGCGACGTGCTCGCCCCGCGCGGCAAGACCGTCGACTCGGCCGCCGTCGAACTCGTCGCGAAGACGAAGGTCGACGTTTCGCCCGCGGACGCGGCGACCGTCCTCAAGCTGCTCGACGCGCTCGAAGAACACGAAGACGTCACGCACGTGTACTCGAACGCGGAGATTCCGGACGCCGTGCTCGAAACGCTCGCGTGA
- a CDS encoding lysophospholipid acyltransferase family protein, with product MSLYSFTKSVLRPLTRTAFDAHVTGTENVPLDGGLVVAANHRSYLDPPLLGTWFPRTIHFMAKQELFKIFVLGSLIRAVHAFPVDRERADVAAIRQALRILKRGDVVGIFPEGTRNLAGEAQARGGAVLLAATAHCPIVPVALVNTQFAVRRLRASKVEVRIGEPIVLQGSERKATKAEIERWTADLSQRIERLAAS from the coding sequence GTGAGCCTTTACTCGTTCACGAAGAGCGTGTTGCGCCCGCTGACTCGCACCGCTTTCGACGCACACGTCACGGGAACGGAGAACGTTCCGCTCGACGGCGGGCTCGTCGTCGCTGCGAATCATCGATCGTACCTCGATCCGCCGCTGCTCGGCACGTGGTTTCCGCGGACGATCCACTTCATGGCCAAACAAGAGCTTTTCAAGATCTTCGTTCTCGGGTCGCTCATCAGGGCTGTGCACGCGTTTCCCGTCGATCGCGAGCGCGCGGATGTTGCCGCCATACGACAAGCGCTGCGCATCCTCAAACGCGGCGACGTCGTCGGCATCTTCCCGGAGGGCACGCGCAATCTCGCCGGCGAGGCGCAAGCGCGCGGCGGTGCGGTGCTGCTCGCGGCGACAGCGCATTGCCCGATCGTGCCTGTCGCGCTCGTTAACACGCAGTTCGCGGTGCGGCGGTTGCGAGCGAGCAAAGTCGAAGTGCGCATCGGTGAGCCGATCGTGCTCCAGGGAAGCGAACGAAAAGCGACGAAAGCGGAAATCGAGCGATGGACCGCCGATCTCTCGCAGCGCATCGAGCGACTCGCCGCAAGCTGA
- a CDS encoding polyprenyl synthetase family protein has translation MVPLGRAGRSLSALNPLDTFEDRLRAFFERASNVVPVYAQIAHHLGYVPGTPARRGKRLRPRLTIAAAQSCGGSLERALPAGIAVELLHNYSLVHDDIEDGDRMRHGRETVWSAFGLPHGVNAGDAIGAMAQLALASATPPLDERVAFAMSMDLATANLRMCEGQSLDLAFERVERATVDSYVEMIGGKTAALFACCGSLGARSAFGDAALIERCTDVGRLFGIAFQIQDDVIGTWGDSLATGKSADGDLARRKKTYPIVWAIERDPSGAGRAVVETYSKPGATLDSASVESLRSLLESAGAREAAVAAASDCFARALARAAGLTPLESFIESSRAELHEP, from the coding sequence TTGGTTCCCCTCGGCCGAGCTGGTCGAAGCCTGAGCGCACTGAATCCGCTCGACACATTCGAGGACCGGCTCCGCGCGTTCTTCGAGCGCGCGTCGAACGTCGTTCCCGTCTACGCGCAGATCGCCCACCATCTCGGCTACGTGCCCGGCACGCCTGCTCGCCGCGGCAAACGCCTCCGGCCGCGTCTGACGATCGCCGCGGCCCAGTCGTGCGGAGGCTCGCTCGAGCGCGCTTTGCCGGCGGGCATCGCCGTCGAGCTGCTCCACAACTATTCGCTCGTCCACGACGACATCGAAGACGGCGACCGCATGCGGCACGGACGCGAGACCGTCTGGTCCGCTTTTGGTCTGCCTCATGGCGTCAATGCCGGCGACGCGATCGGCGCGATGGCGCAGCTCGCGCTCGCATCCGCGACGCCGCCGCTCGACGAACGGGTCGCTTTCGCGATGTCCATGGACCTGGCGACCGCGAACTTGCGCATGTGCGAAGGCCAATCGCTCGATCTCGCCTTCGAGCGCGTCGAGCGCGCGACCGTCGACTCCTACGTCGAGATGATCGGTGGAAAAACGGCGGCGCTGTTCGCGTGCTGCGGATCGCTCGGCGCGAGAAGCGCGTTCGGCGACGCGGCGCTCATCGAGCGCTGCACGGACGTGGGCAGGCTCTTCGGCATCGCATTCCAGATCCAAGACGATGTGATCGGCACGTGGGGCGACTCGCTCGCCACCGGCAAGTCCGCCGATGGCGACCTCGCGCGGCGGAAGAAGACCTATCCGATCGTCTGGGCCATCGAGCGCGATCCGAGCGGTGCGGGGCGAGCTGTGGTCGAGACGTACTCGAAGCCGGGCGCGACGCTCGATTCTGCGTCCGTCGAATCGTTGCGATCGCTGCTCGAATCGGCAGGCGCGCGCGAGGCGGCAGTCGCCGCGGCTTCGGATTGTTTCGCTCGCGCGCTCGCCCGAGCCGCCGGGCTCACCCCGCTCGAATCGTTCATCGAAAGCTCACGCGCGGAGCTTCACGAGCCTTGA
- a CDS encoding phospholipid carrier-dependent glycosyltransferase yields MSRRPQSSVATSTDAVAEDKPSRGLPLARKEILAVLFVTLLALIIRAILLPAPGHYTDVATFEAWMHTLAQDGPKAFYANAGFVDYPPGYMLILWIVGLIYHATAQYSDFSGEAMRVFVKLPGVICDLFIGYLVYLIARRSWPVAGAIVAMAVFSLNPASWLVSAYWGQADSVAAVFLVWAIYLAVTKRFEFAWLMIAFAVLIKPQPLVVAPLFLIWQIRMQGLTWRLALIPVIGFAVAFFGSLPFAPVSDPVGVISWLYDRYHAGITVYPYNSVNALNLYSINRDFYQPDDQPIQFFGLDLGPQYAWGMGIFIALLCAVGWRLWRTLGETKDDDGRELTFYTACFVVALGFFMVVTRQHERYLFTALAIVPLLWNASPVLRLATVVLSATFSYNLFYALQYLASPSQDLNPYLVHPISFINFAMLVLVAGSFLIDEVGVWANARLAAFGGASEEESAVQVRRRRGPNPFEGLAGWTPRDVAIAAVLTIGTGILLFWNVTFPPARIFDEIYYARAAQEYLHGQSLYEWTHPPLTKLIVAFGAWLFGPPHGKFVDPFGARMANCIMGTLWIPLIYAFAKRLFASTAGAVISVVLLVASGYYYVQSRIATPEISVAFFALLTLYCFYRYWIASQVVAVDEAPRYPRLETGLAAFGVVLALIILIYAEVAVYNGQHWNQTFIPYAIAVVTFSTAVAIWSSRYRRARVKKTGVVYPDGSMTDGQNVQFASGESKPLKSSSIVDGTTKVTWQQSGVEFVDGADRVVWRSDGTIEGTVGGQQVKERQRWGLWLALSALSLACFISSKWDGLFALAALWAIMAAVYLQQFFAARKRTPKAAGSEPVRFAWGNPLGSRLPLYLSTTIAVVLVFYVLTYLPNWTGAISTGTAMINQGGFSGLLSLQYQMYHYHATLTATHIYSSRWWTWPLELRPVSYYYDPGTGKPPDQIVGEIVSIANPGVWWAGIITVPWAAYLAWRERHKGIALLIIAYLAQWLPWSLSPRIDFLYNFFPNLAVICLCSTYVMLNIWRRASEAGPTTRNWAAAGIGAYVLLCIGLFFYFLPIWNGTPIPWQAWESRMWIQGPIVHGWI; encoded by the coding sequence GTGTCTAGACGCCCGCAATCATCCGTTGCCACGTCGACCGATGCCGTAGCCGAAGACAAACCGTCTCGCGGCCTGCCGCTAGCCCGCAAGGAGATCCTTGCGGTCCTTTTCGTCACGCTGCTCGCGCTCATCATCCGCGCGATCTTGCTCCCCGCACCAGGTCACTATACCGACGTCGCGACCTTCGAAGCGTGGATGCATACGCTCGCGCAAGACGGCCCGAAGGCGTTCTATGCCAACGCCGGCTTCGTCGACTATCCGCCCGGCTATATGCTCATCCTGTGGATAGTCGGCCTCATCTACCATGCGACGGCACAGTACAGCGATTTCAGCGGCGAAGCGATGCGCGTCTTCGTCAAGCTGCCCGGCGTCATCTGCGATCTCTTCATCGGCTACCTCGTCTATCTCATCGCGCGACGCTCGTGGCCGGTCGCCGGCGCGATCGTCGCGATGGCGGTCTTCTCGCTGAACCCAGCGTCGTGGCTCGTCTCGGCATACTGGGGTCAGGCGGACTCGGTCGCAGCGGTGTTCCTCGTCTGGGCGATCTATCTCGCGGTGACGAAGCGCTTCGAGTTCGCGTGGCTTATGATCGCCTTCGCTGTGCTCATCAAACCGCAGCCGCTCGTCGTCGCGCCGCTGTTCCTCATCTGGCAGATCCGGATGCAGGGTCTCACATGGCGTCTCGCGCTGATCCCGGTCATCGGTTTTGCCGTCGCCTTCTTCGGGTCGCTGCCGTTCGCGCCCGTCTCCGATCCGGTCGGCGTCATCTCGTGGCTCTACGACCGCTACCACGCGGGCATCACGGTCTATCCGTACAACTCGGTCAACGCGCTCAATCTCTACTCGATCAACCGCGATTTCTATCAGCCGGACGACCAGCCGATACAATTCTTCGGGCTCGATCTCGGTCCGCAATACGCGTGGGGCATGGGCATTTTCATCGCGCTGCTCTGCGCCGTCGGGTGGCGGCTTTGGCGCACGCTCGGCGAGACGAAAGACGACGACGGCCGCGAGCTGACTTTCTACACCGCATGCTTCGTCGTCGCGCTCGGCTTCTTCATGGTCGTCACGCGTCAGCACGAGCGCTACCTCTTCACCGCGCTCGCGATCGTGCCGCTCCTATGGAACGCGAGCCCCGTGCTCCGTCTCGCGACGGTCGTCCTATCCGCGACGTTCAGCTATAACCTGTTCTACGCGCTCCAATACCTCGCGTCGCCGAGCCAAGACCTCAACCCATATCTCGTCCATCCGATCTCGTTCATCAATTTCGCGATGCTCGTGCTCGTCGCGGGCTCGTTCCTCATCGACGAGGTCGGCGTCTGGGCGAATGCGCGGCTCGCCGCGTTCGGCGGAGCCTCAGAAGAGGAAAGCGCGGTTCAAGTGCGCCGCCGGCGAGGTCCGAATCCGTTCGAAGGGCTCGCGGGGTGGACACCGCGCGACGTCGCGATCGCCGCCGTGCTGACGATCGGCACCGGCATCCTCTTGTTCTGGAACGTGACGTTCCCGCCGGCGCGCATCTTCGACGAGATCTACTACGCTCGCGCCGCGCAGGAATATCTGCACGGCCAGAGCCTCTACGAATGGACGCATCCGCCGCTCACCAAGCTCATCGTCGCCTTCGGGGCATGGCTGTTCGGACCGCCGCACGGCAAGTTCGTCGACCCGTTCGGCGCGCGAATGGCGAACTGCATCATGGGCACGCTGTGGATCCCGCTCATCTACGCGTTCGCGAAGCGGCTCTTCGCCTCGACGGCGGGCGCGGTCATATCGGTCGTGCTGCTCGTGGCGAGCGGATACTACTACGTGCAGTCGCGCATCGCGACGCCCGAGATATCGGTCGCGTTCTTCGCACTGCTGACGCTCTATTGTTTCTATCGCTATTGGATAGCCTCGCAGGTCGTCGCAGTCGATGAAGCGCCGCGATATCCGCGCCTCGAGACGGGCCTGGCTGCTTTTGGCGTCGTCCTCGCGCTCATCATCCTTATCTACGCCGAAGTCGCGGTCTACAACGGCCAGCACTGGAACCAGACATTCATCCCGTACGCGATAGCGGTCGTGACGTTCTCGACCGCGGTCGCGATATGGTCAAGCCGCTATCGGCGGGCGCGCGTCAAGAAGACGGGCGTGGTCTACCCGGACGGCTCGATGACGGATGGCCAAAACGTCCAGTTCGCGAGCGGCGAGTCAAAACCGTTGAAGTCGTCGTCGATCGTCGACGGTACGACCAAGGTCACCTGGCAGCAAAGCGGCGTCGAATTCGTGGATGGAGCGGATCGCGTCGTCTGGCGTTCGGACGGCACCATCGAAGGGACCGTCGGCGGGCAGCAGGTCAAAGAACGCCAGCGTTGGGGCTTATGGCTTGCGCTGAGCGCGCTGTCGCTCGCATGCTTCATCTCGAGCAAATGGGATGGGCTTTTCGCGCTTGCGGCGCTCTGGGCGATCATGGCTGCCGTTTACCTTCAACAATTCTTCGCCGCGCGCAAGCGTACGCCGAAAGCGGCGGGCTCCGAGCCGGTGCGGTTCGCTTGGGGCAACCCGCTCGGGTCGCGGCTGCCGCTCTATCTGTCGACGACGATCGCGGTCGTGCTCGTCTTCTACGTGCTCACGTACTTGCCGAACTGGACGGGTGCGATTTCGACTGGAACCGCGATGATCAACCAGGGCGGTTTTTCCGGACTGTTGTCGCTCCAGTACCAGATGTACCACTACCACGCGACGCTCACGGCGACGCATATCTACAGCTCGAGATGGTGGACGTGGCCGCTGGAGCTGCGGCCCGTCTCCTACTACTACGATCCCGGCACCGGCAAGCCGCCCGATCAAATCGTCGGAGAGATCGTGAGCATCGCGAATCCGGGCGTGTGGTGGGCCGGCATCATCACGGTGCCGTGGGCCGCGTACCTCGCGTGGCGCGAGCGGCATAAAGGGATCGCTTTGCTCATCATCGCGTACCTGGCGCAGTGGCTGCCGTGGTCGCTTTCGCCGCGCATCGACTTCCTCTACAATTTCTTCCCGAACCTCGCCGTCATCTGTCTGTGCTCGACGTACGTCATGCTGAACATCTGGCGCAGAGCCTCCGAAGCGGGGCCGACGACGAGGAACTGGGCCGCGGCCGGCATCGGCGCGTACGTGCTGCTGTGCATCGGGCTGTTCTTCTACTTCCTGCCGATATGGAACGGCACGCCCATACCGTGGCAGGCATGGGAATCGCGCATGTGGATCCAGGGGCCGATCGTGCACGGATGGATCTGA
- a CDS encoding PASTA domain-containing protein, with protein sequence MRIRWSALVLPGLGLLAVIALIWIAAQAMRMLSPAGASVSVPSFIGIRYASAQTVAAKSHLSLHVVARKPDYHAPKDDVVGQLPAAGEHVREGRVIDVVLSDGEPLARVPNVANMSVRDATVALENAHLDVGSVGSQYDAGVPEATVLSQQPEALSQVTAGTKVDLVIAKGQPVAYAPNFVGMPISNAPAAAKEANVKLEPAVLLPIAPSAPPKGIIVAQDPPAGQQMRPNETITLQVSGGALPTPIPSPGLFPSPGASQPGQTSPTVGSQPPSPAPSPTARGLRVSVALPESPTPVRTRVVIVDATGSRTLFDQNTRGGTTISFDITVTGTATLQTYVGDQLVNSTPL encoded by the coding sequence TTGCGGATCCGCTGGTCCGCGCTCGTCCTCCCGGGCCTCGGCCTTCTCGCGGTCATCGCGCTCATCTGGATCGCCGCGCAAGCGATGCGCATGCTTTCGCCCGCCGGCGCGTCGGTCTCGGTTCCGAGCTTCATCGGCATCCGCTACGCTAGCGCTCAAACCGTCGCCGCGAAGTCGCACCTGTCGCTCCACGTCGTCGCGCGCAAACCCGACTACCACGCGCCGAAAGACGATGTCGTCGGCCAGCTCCCCGCGGCCGGTGAGCACGTCCGCGAAGGGCGGGTCATCGACGTCGTCCTGTCCGACGGCGAGCCGCTGGCGCGCGTTCCGAACGTCGCGAACATGTCGGTCCGGGATGCAACCGTCGCCCTCGAGAACGCGCACCTCGACGTCGGCAGCGTCGGCTCGCAATACGACGCCGGCGTGCCGGAGGCGACCGTGCTGTCGCAACAGCCCGAGGCGCTGTCGCAAGTGACGGCGGGGACGAAAGTCGATCTCGTCATCGCAAAAGGCCAACCGGTCGCGTACGCGCCGAATTTCGTCGGGATGCCGATCAGCAACGCGCCGGCAGCAGCGAAAGAGGCGAACGTCAAGCTCGAGCCGGCGGTGCTGCTGCCGATCGCGCCGAGCGCACCGCCGAAGGGCATCATCGTCGCGCAAGACCCGCCGGCTGGACAACAGATGCGGCCGAACGAGACGATAACGCTCCAAGTGAGCGGCGGCGCGCTGCCGACGCCGATCCCGTCGCCGGGGTTGTTCCCGTCGCCCGGTGCATCGCAGCCCGGACAAACGTCGCCGACCGTCGGATCGCAGCCGCCGTCACCGGCGCCGTCGCCGACCGCGCGCGGTCTGCGCGTGTCGGTCGCGCTGCCCGAGTCGCCTACGCCGGTCCGCACCCGGGTCGTCATCGTTGACGCTACCGGCTCGCGGACGCTCTTCGATCAGAACACGCGCGGCGGCACGACGATCTCGTTCGACATCACCGTGACCGGCACGGCGACGCTGCAGACGTACGTCGGCGATCAGCTCGTCAATTCAACGCCGCTCTAG
- the rpe gene encoding ribulose-phosphate 3-epimerase, which translates to MTQSGDGRARRIKIAPSLLSADFARIADQIALVERGGADYLHIDVMDGRFVPNITWGPKIISDMRRLTKLPFDTHLMIVEPERYVEAFAKAGADIITVHWEATVHAHRLIHQIKEAGAKAGLAINPATPLVILDEILPYLDLLLVMSVNPGFGGQRYIESSTPKVAAARKMIADRHLHVELEVDGGVHEENAASVAAAGADVLVMGAGIFSTPAPDATIGRVRVSCAR; encoded by the coding sequence ATGACGCAATCGGGTGACGGCCGCGCGCGGCGGATCAAGATCGCGCCGTCTCTTCTTTCGGCGGACTTCGCACGCATCGCCGACCAGATCGCGCTCGTCGAGCGCGGCGGCGCCGACTACCTGCACATCGACGTCATGGACGGCCGCTTCGTTCCGAACATCACGTGGGGCCCGAAGATCATCAGCGACATGCGCCGCCTGACGAAGCTGCCGTTCGACACGCACCTCATGATCGTCGAGCCGGAGCGCTACGTCGAAGCGTTCGCAAAGGCCGGAGCCGACATCATCACGGTCCACTGGGAAGCGACCGTCCACGCGCACCGCCTCATCCACCAGATAAAGGAAGCGGGCGCGAAGGCGGGTCTCGCTATCAACCCGGCGACCCCGCTCGTCATCCTCGACGAGATCCTGCCGTACCTCGATCTGCTGCTCGTCATGAGCGTCAACCCGGGCTTTGGCGGGCAACGCTACATCGAGTCGTCGACCCCGAAGGTCGCAGCGGCGCGGAAGATGATCGCCGACCGGCACCTTCACGTCGAGCTCGAAGTCGACGGCGGCGTTCACGAGGAGAATGCCGCCTCGGTCGCGGCGGCGGGCGCCGACGTGCTCGTCATGGGCGCCGGCATCTTCAGCACCCCTGCGCCGGACGCGACGATCGGACGCGTTCGCGTGTCGTGCGCTCGATAG
- the ispH gene encoding 4-hydroxy-3-methylbut-2-enyl diphosphate reductase encodes MDRRSLAAHRATRRKLKNMEIVKARTQGFCFGVELTYKKALAETTERDDVYTMGNIVHNPLIVKELDDKGLKNVESLDDIDAGTLFVRAHGLPPQVIAHAEAKGLRVADATCPMVTRTQRLAAKLAAEGRSVIILGDPNHPEVRGIAGHAPGCLVLNEWPEDETQIRRLRRIAVVSQSTLNGDKFKELVGRIAAINYEVRVYNTICSDTQGRQESSRDLAREVDTMVVIGGTKSANTRHLAEIAKAEGATPHLIENAADLKREWFAETQRVGIATGASTPGFLTDEVVAQLQDWFPSAELVEA; translated from the coding sequence ATGGACCGCCGATCTCTCGCAGCGCATCGAGCGACTCGCCGCAAGCTGAAGAATATGGAAATCGTCAAGGCACGCACCCAAGGGTTCTGTTTCGGCGTCGAGCTGACGTATAAGAAGGCGCTCGCGGAGACGACCGAGCGCGACGACGTCTACACGATGGGGAACATCGTCCACAACCCGCTCATCGTCAAAGAACTCGACGATAAGGGGCTCAAGAACGTCGAGTCGCTCGACGACATCGACGCGGGCACTCTCTTCGTCCGGGCCCACGGCTTGCCGCCTCAAGTCATCGCCCATGCAGAAGCAAAAGGTTTGCGCGTCGCCGATGCGACGTGTCCGATGGTGACGCGCACGCAGCGCCTCGCCGCGAAGCTTGCGGCGGAAGGCCGCAGCGTCATCATCCTCGGCGACCCGAATCATCCCGAAGTGCGCGGCATCGCCGGACATGCGCCTGGCTGCCTCGTCCTCAACGAGTGGCCCGAAGATGAGACGCAGATCCGCCGGCTGCGCCGCATCGCCGTCGTTTCGCAGAGCACGCTCAACGGCGACAAGTTCAAGGAGCTCGTCGGGCGTATCGCCGCGATCAACTACGAAGTGCGTGTCTACAACACGATCTGCTCCGATACGCAGGGACGCCAGGAATCCTCGCGCGATCTCGCACGCGAAGTCGACACGATGGTCGTCATCGGCGGCACGAAGTCGGCGAATACGCGACACCTCGCCGAGATAGCGAAAGCCGAAGGTGCTACCCCCCATCTCATCGAGAACGCGGCCGATCTGAAGCGCGAGTGGTTCGCAGAGACGCAGCGCGTGGGGATCGCGACCGGCGCTTCGACGCCCGGTTTCTTGACGGACGAAGTCGTCGCGCAGCTCCAGGATTGGTTCCCCTCGGCCGAGCTGGTCGAAGCCTGA
- the cmk gene encoding (d)CMP kinase, with protein MPPLHIAIDGPVASGKSTVARLLAQRLACAFLDTGALYRAVAFAVIQRGISPEDERSVASLVEIADPKVVVDAKTPLGYRIRIDGRVLGDELFSPTVSQAVSAIAANAAVRKHLVGAQRSFAEGRDVIMAGRDIGSVVLPDATFKFFLTASVDARVERRLRELLDKGVAIDRETLKGEIERRDERDRTRKASPLVIAPDAVVIDSSELTVEQVVDRLETLVRKAQPA; from the coding sequence ATGCCGCCGCTGCACATCGCCATAGACGGCCCGGTCGCATCGGGGAAAAGCACGGTGGCGCGTCTGCTCGCGCAACGCTTGGCGTGCGCGTTTCTCGACACCGGCGCGCTCTATCGCGCCGTCGCGTTCGCGGTGATCCAACGCGGCATCTCGCCCGAGGATGAGCGCTCCGTCGCTTCGCTGGTCGAAATCGCCGATCCAAAGGTCGTCGTCGACGCGAAGACGCCGCTCGGCTATCGCATTCGGATCGACGGCCGCGTGCTCGGCGACGAACTGTTTTCGCCGACCGTTTCGCAAGCCGTCTCCGCCATCGCAGCGAACGCGGCCGTCCGCAAGCACCTCGTCGGCGCCCAGCGCTCCTTCGCCGAGGGCCGCGACGTCATCATGGCAGGACGAGACATCGGATCGGTCGTCTTGCCGGACGCGACGTTCAAGTTCTTCCTCACCGCGTCGGTCGATGCGCGCGTCGAGCGGCGGTTGCGCGAACTTCTCGACAAAGGCGTCGCGATCGACCGCGAGACGCTCAAGGGCGAGATCGAGCGCCGCGACGAGCGCGACCGCACGCGCAAGGCATCGCCGCTCGTGATCGCGCCCGATGCTGTCGTCATCGATTCGTCCGAGCTCACCGTCGAACAAGTCGTCGACAGGCTCGAAACGCTCGTCCGCAAGGCGCAGCCTGCGTGA